In the Flavisolibacter tropicus genome, one interval contains:
- a CDS encoding glutathione peroxidase, which produces MRLTKGKAKRTSNHLDTVPTFSFYSLKAPLQNNSLIDFNVLKGKKVLIVNTASDCGYTAQYAELQELYEEQAHHLHILAFPSNDFGQQEKGNNTQIIQFCKDNFGVSFPVTLKSTVKKEPGQNAVFRWLSQKEQNGWNDQAPTWNFCKYLINEKGVLTHFFESGVSPLSEEVKKAIAH; this is translated from the coding sequence ATGAGGTTGACAAAAGGAAAGGCGAAGAGGACTTCCAACCACCTGGATACAGTACCCACCTTTTCTTTTTACTCCTTAAAAGCACCTTTGCAAAACAACAGCCTTATTGACTTTAATGTATTAAAAGGAAAAAAAGTGTTGATTGTAAATACGGCCAGCGACTGTGGCTATACCGCCCAGTATGCAGAGCTTCAGGAGCTCTATGAAGAACAAGCACACCACCTGCATATCCTGGCCTTCCCCTCTAACGACTTTGGCCAACAGGAAAAAGGCAACAATACCCAGATCATACAGTTTTGTAAAGATAATTTTGGAGTATCCTTTCCCGTTACCCTAAAAAGCACGGTAAAAAAAGAGCCGGGGCAAAATGCTGTTTTCCGGTGGCTCAGCCAGAAAGAGCAGAATGGCTGGAATGATCAGGCACCCACCTGGAACTTTTGCAAATACCTGATCAATGAAAAAGGGGTACTGACGCATTTCTTTGAATCGGGTGTATCGCCATTGAGCGAGGAGGTGAAGAAAGCGATAGCACACTAG
- a CDS encoding aldehyde dehydrogenase, protein MDRALQLQEQQTYFASGATHSYAFRKEQLEKLKAALYQHEEAIYDALAKDLKKNKEEAWVTEIGFTVAEINYALKHLKKWMRPKRVGTNLLNFPGKSFILPEPLGVVLIISPWNYPVQLLLSPLVGAIAAGNCVVLKPSEFAPATASILETIITETFDQRYISIIQGDGATVIPQMMNNFRFDHVFYTGSTQIGTVIYEMAAKKLVPVTLELGGKSPCIIEKDANLKIAAKRIALTKFSNAGQMCVAPDYLLLHVSIKDAFLKELKQQIGAFYNTEGVRDYHFGKIVNDKSFHRLTSYIQKEHVIYGGRIDAATHFIEPTLLDNPPLDAPVMQEEIFGPLLPVLTWEQEEDVYRIIRTHKNPLALYVFTSSNDRANHWLKSIPFGGGCINNASWHLTNHQLPFGGRGTSGIGAYHGRFSFDTFSHQKGIMKTATWLDPAIKYPPFKGKLNLFKKLIK, encoded by the coding sequence ATGGACAGGGCCCTTCAATTACAAGAGCAACAAACTTATTTTGCCTCCGGCGCTACCCATTCATATGCTTTTCGGAAGGAACAGCTGGAAAAGCTGAAAGCTGCCTTGTACCAGCATGAAGAAGCGATATATGATGCTTTAGCCAAAGACCTAAAGAAGAATAAGGAAGAGGCCTGGGTAACAGAGATCGGCTTTACCGTTGCTGAAATAAATTATGCCCTGAAGCATTTAAAAAAGTGGATGCGGCCTAAGCGGGTAGGCACCAACCTGCTGAACTTCCCTGGCAAGAGTTTTATCCTGCCCGAACCTTTGGGCGTGGTTTTGATCATTAGCCCCTGGAACTACCCGGTGCAGCTTTTACTATCACCGCTGGTTGGCGCTATTGCTGCTGGGAACTGTGTAGTATTGAAACCCAGTGAATTTGCACCCGCCACAGCCTCTATCCTGGAAACGATCATTACTGAAACGTTTGACCAGCGTTATATAAGTATAATACAGGGCGATGGGGCGACAGTGATTCCACAGATGATGAACAACTTCCGGTTTGATCACGTATTCTACACCGGCAGCACACAAATTGGTACTGTTATTTACGAGATGGCAGCCAAAAAGCTGGTGCCGGTTACACTGGAACTGGGTGGTAAAAGCCCCTGTATCATTGAAAAAGACGCTAATCTGAAAATAGCTGCTAAACGCATTGCACTAACCAAGTTTTCCAATGCCGGCCAGATGTGTGTGGCACCCGATTACTTACTGCTACATGTCAGTATAAAGGATGCTTTTCTTAAAGAATTAAAGCAGCAGATAGGAGCCTTTTATAATACGGAAGGTGTACGCGATTATCATTTTGGCAAGATTGTAAACGACAAATCGTTTCACCGCCTGACCAGTTATATACAAAAGGAACACGTGATCTATGGTGGCCGAATCGACGCTGCCACTCATTTTATTGAACCAACTTTGTTAGATAACCCGCCATTAGATGCCCCTGTGATGCAGGAAGAGATCTTTGGCCCCTTGCTTCCGGTGCTTACATGGGAGCAGGAAGAGGATGTATACCGGATCATCCGCACGCATAAGAACCCGCTGGCCCTGTATGTGTTTACTTCCAGCAATGACCGGGCAAATCACTGGCTCAAGTCCATTCCTTTTGGTGGCGGTTGTATCAACAATGCCAGCTGGCATTTGACCAACCATCAGCTACCCTTTGGTGGCCGGGGCACTAGTGGTATTGGAGCCTACCACGGGCGCTTTTCGTTTGACACTTTTAGTCACCAAAAAGGCATCATGAAAACAGCGACCTGGTTAGACCCTGCCATTAAATACCCACCGTTTAAAGGCAAACTCAACTTGTTTAAAAAACTGATCAAATAA
- a CDS encoding T9SS type A sorting domain-containing protein produces MKTRSHILWGKPIFLLFFLLLLAAQGFAQTCSGLSFSCTTTESLCVSTGSITVTVTGGVGPFNFQVIGPTSTPYTSSNVITGLRPGSYKVIVQDVGSSGCTLEQDGVVVSGTYTAQSFFLTKTNPGCSNADGVIRIGSATGGRPSFTYTIMAGSASGVGSNNTTGTFSNLIPGDYYIQSEDACHNLVTRSIAIPDFSWSINSVSINRSVCDSADAVVGLLDNKGNTNASGSIFAGYMYGVVNAVGDTTWSSTRSFRFRAGKKLSGQIVVKDPCGVVKTQTWTVPALQIPSLGATVATSNYRCDSSFTAAITTPLGLITPNYCIYNSSSVLIGCNTTGTFTNLAYGSYCIKMTDGCYDTTISRCFTSTPPKPSVAATVQESNQTCTTFTATVTGRVNISGATYCLVKDDGSNGIVECNATGVFTNVPYGPYCINIKNDPYCYDTTIKRCFIATRPLPVINAVRMTSLACNTLIVDTLQGHSSTSATQFCLYKEDGTLWACNSTGVFDNIPHGNYCIRSLSECGDLSAPYCFNTQNNTPTVGNDVIRTDRTCKTFTAYISDTSRLVNPVYEIYNDLNVLIATNNTGIFHNLRYGTYCMKIKNDPTCIDMTFTRCFTETKPPATISATLTQSNTTCTAFTANITGTGLTTPRYYLLNASNDTIARNTTGVFPNLPYGSYCGVIIDGCEDTLRVCQTFEPLRGITLSSWISCNAGNSTVAAQMTSKNNPYNFYFYHPDGRLLHSVIGTWSNWQSVDLPGLPAGAQYKIVGVDNCGRRDSAYVTPQASSLTKSLSIRQRCPSGTWASGSGDLTVTSYSATFGTVTPRLIKKDAVAISQSYTTRSGNIYMFQDLGPATYVIEYTVNQCGTKQYDTVVVNPYVAPSQQNSAIYQCDNNSFSVNSIVVNGAGPFTYEIIGSTPASPSIVTGPQASPFFNINNGVAYSLINLRATDACGNSALDDAHVLPLGNLVITRTSNCLYRTITLSVDAISGATYQWYKKTSAVDSVLIGTGRAYTIPYMLEPDIATYVSKTSVNSSCLTKLSYINMTGNCDGITLAVSLQVNGKKTTKGNQLVWNIEPGQSGAVYTIERKTDMESSFKTIANGGYEAVGSDKYSFMDESPYNGTNLYRIKKIVSNGIVEYSNTMAIVNSTTSINVFPNPVKESFTISIHTEKTTNYVVAFYTIDGRLIFQKQLNGITDTAITYPTPAGLKAGTYLLRITNQSTGGSENRKLLFQ; encoded by the coding sequence ATGAAAACCAGGTCCCATATCCTGTGGGGAAAACCGATCTTCCTGCTCTTTTTTCTATTGTTGTTGGCTGCTCAGGGTTTTGCACAAACTTGTTCTGGCTTGAGTTTTTCCTGCACTACTACAGAGTCGTTGTGTGTATCTACGGGTTCTATTACAGTAACGGTTACGGGTGGAGTAGGACCGTTTAACTTCCAAGTCATTGGCCCTACTTCTACGCCGTATACATCCAGCAATGTTATCACTGGTTTACGTCCCGGCTCGTACAAGGTTATTGTTCAAGACGTTGGTAGCAGTGGTTGTACGTTAGAGCAAGATGGTGTTGTTGTTAGCGGAACGTACACCGCACAAAGCTTTTTCCTGACAAAAACCAATCCGGGTTGCTCCAATGCCGATGGTGTGATACGTATTGGTTCCGCTACTGGCGGGCGACCATCTTTTACTTACACCATCATGGCGGGTTCTGCTTCTGGGGTGGGTTCTAATAACACTACAGGTACTTTCTCCAATTTAATACCTGGCGATTATTACATACAGTCGGAAGACGCCTGTCATAACCTGGTAACACGCTCCATTGCAATCCCCGATTTTAGTTGGTCCATAAATAGTGTTTCCATCAACCGATCGGTATGCGATAGCGCCGATGCGGTGGTAGGCCTGCTTGACAACAAAGGAAACACTAATGCCTCCGGTTCCATCTTTGCCGGCTATATGTATGGTGTTGTAAATGCAGTGGGCGATACTACCTGGTCATCTACACGCTCTTTTCGCTTTCGTGCTGGTAAAAAGCTATCTGGTCAAATAGTAGTGAAGGATCCTTGTGGCGTTGTAAAAACACAAACCTGGACAGTACCTGCCTTGCAAATACCATCATTGGGAGCTACTGTAGCTACCAGCAATTACCGCTGCGATAGCTCATTTACGGCTGCCATTACCACTCCGCTGGGACTCATCACTCCCAATTACTGTATCTACAACAGTAGCAGTGTATTGATAGGCTGTAATACCACGGGCACATTTACTAACCTGGCTTATGGATCGTATTGCATTAAAATGACCGATGGCTGTTATGATACTACTATTAGCCGTTGTTTTACAAGTACGCCACCCAAACCTTCGGTGGCTGCTACTGTGCAGGAATCCAATCAAACCTGTACTACGTTTACGGCTACAGTTACAGGAAGGGTGAATATATCTGGGGCCACTTACTGCCTGGTAAAAGACGATGGCTCTAATGGTATAGTGGAATGTAATGCTACAGGTGTCTTTACCAATGTGCCCTATGGTCCTTATTGCATCAACATCAAGAATGATCCTTATTGTTACGATACCACTATTAAACGTTGTTTTATAGCTACCCGACCATTACCTGTTATCAATGCGGTGCGCATGACCAGCCTGGCCTGTAATACGTTGATTGTAGACACGCTTCAGGGCCACTCCAGTACATCTGCTACCCAGTTCTGTTTATACAAAGAGGATGGTACCCTTTGGGCGTGTAACAGTACGGGTGTGTTTGATAATATACCACATGGCAACTACTGCATCCGTTCGCTATCTGAATGTGGCGATTTATCGGCGCCGTATTGCTTTAATACACAAAACAACACACCTACGGTGGGTAATGATGTGATACGAACAGACCGTACTTGTAAAACCTTTACGGCCTATATCAGTGATACAAGCCGGCTGGTGAACCCCGTTTATGAGATCTACAACGATCTTAATGTTTTGATTGCTACCAACAATACAGGCATATTTCATAATCTGCGCTATGGCACCTATTGTATGAAGATCAAGAATGATCCCACTTGTATTGATATGACCTTTACCCGTTGCTTTACCGAAACAAAACCACCGGCCACAATTAGTGCCACACTGACACAGTCCAACACTACCTGTACAGCTTTTACGGCGAATATTACGGGTACCGGACTTACAACGCCAAGGTACTATTTACTGAATGCCAGTAATGATACCATAGCAAGGAATACAACCGGTGTGTTTCCTAATCTACCTTATGGCTCGTATTGCGGCGTAATTATAGATGGGTGTGAAGATACCTTGCGGGTGTGCCAAACCTTTGAGCCCCTGCGTGGTATTACGCTGAGCAGTTGGATCTCCTGTAACGCCGGCAATTCAACGGTGGCAGCGCAAATGACCAGCAAGAACAATCCATATAACTTTTACTTCTATCACCCCGATGGTCGGTTGCTCCATTCCGTTATAGGCACCTGGAGTAACTGGCAAAGTGTTGATCTGCCGGGCTTGCCTGCCGGCGCTCAATATAAAATAGTAGGAGTGGACAACTGCGGCCGCCGCGACTCTGCCTATGTTACACCGCAGGCTAGTTCACTCACAAAGAGCCTTTCTATACGACAGCGCTGCCCTAGTGGCACCTGGGCATCTGGCTCCGGAGATCTAACGGTAACTTCCTACTCGGCTACGTTTGGCACTGTTACGCCTCGCCTCATCAAAAAAGATGCGGTTGCTATTAGCCAAAGCTATACCACGCGCAGCGGTAATATATACATGTTCCAGGACCTTGGTCCTGCCACCTATGTCATTGAATATACGGTAAACCAGTGCGGCACCAAACAGTACGATACGGTCGTTGTTAACCCTTATGTAGCACCCTCTCAGCAAAACTCAGCCATCTACCAGTGTGACAACAATAGCTTTAGTGTAAACTCTATTGTTGTCAATGGTGCCGGACCGTTCACCTATGAAATTATCGGAAGCACACCGGCCAGTCCAAGTATTGTTACTGGCCCACAGGCCAGTCCATTCTTCAACATCAACAATGGCGTAGCCTACAGTCTTATCAACCTGCGTGCTACAGATGCTTGTGGCAATTCCGCTCTCGACGATGCCCATGTATTGCCATTGGGTAACCTGGTAATTACCAGAACCAGTAATTGTTTGTACCGTACCATTACCTTATCGGTCGATGCCATTTCTGGCGCTACTTATCAATGGTATAAAAAGACAAGTGCTGTAGATAGCGTACTAATCGGAACCGGTAGAGCTTATACCATTCCCTACATGCTGGAGCCTGATATTGCCACCTATGTTAGTAAAACATCTGTCAATAGTAGTTGTCTGACCAAGTTGTCGTATATCAATATGACGGGTAACTGTGATGGTATAACACTGGCGGTATCGCTGCAAGTGAATGGGAAAAAGACTACAAAAGGCAACCAGCTGGTTTGGAATATAGAGCCTGGCCAAAGCGGAGCCGTATATACGATAGAAAGAAAGACCGATATGGAAAGCAGTTTTAAAACCATTGCTAATGGTGGTTATGAGGCGGTGGGATCTGACAAATATTCTTTTATGGATGAAAGCCCTTACAATGGCACCAACCTGTACCGCATCAAAAAAATAGTGTCAAACGGAATAGTAGAGTATAGTAATACCATGGCTATTGTAAACAGTACCACTAGTATCAATGTATTTCCAAATCCGGTAAAAGAGTCTTTTACTATTTCTATTCATACTGAAAAGACCACGAATTACGTTGTAGCTTTTTATACCATAGATGGCCGCCTGATCTTTCAAAAACAACTGAATGGTATTACAGATACGGCCATCACTTATCCAACACCTGCAGGATTAAAAGCGGGTACCTACCTGTTGCGGATTACAAACCAGTCAACAGGAGGTAGTGAAAACCGGAAACTCTTGTTTCAATAA